CGCTCAGAGTGGGGGGGTCTATGACACCGTGCGCGGGCGGTCGTACGCTGTCCGGGTAGTGATCGAGGGGCTTGATGGCGGCACCCGTCTTCCCGCGTGGGTGTGGGAGTATCGCGCCTTTGCCGAGGCCCTCGAAGAGGCGGGGTATCATGGTGTGTACGATGATCCCGGGGACGGCGTGGCCGGAGGTCCAGACTATGACTGGGTGCCAGATGAGGCCGGAGGTCCAGACTATGACTGGGTGCCAGATGAGGAACTGATGGCTGCGGAAGCGTCAGCAGCAGCAGAAGAGGAGGAGGGGGAGAAGGAGTCACGACCAAGCGAGCAGCTCGACAGGACACGCTATGAGGTCATCGAATGGGTGCGAAGGCCTGACGGGCCGGTCCTACGGTTATGGGACACGTCCGAGGGCCACGCCCGTGAGGTCCAGCTGCATCTCTCACTGAGCGACCTGCACCGTAGCGGCATCCATCTAGAGTCTCTTGACGAGCTCCTGTCCATGCTCCTGCACATGCAGGGAATCGAGCTGGATGATGAGTTATACGACACAGTGAGGACTTCCTTTGAGGTGTTTCTCAGAGCGCAAGGGGTCCGCATATTCAGTGACTGAGCTCCTACTCACACCTACCATACCTAGGAAGATGAGGCGGAAGAGGGGGCTGAGTGGGCAAGGTCTCGTCTGAGAGAGGCTGCACGAAGGCCATAGACGCGGCCGGAGAAGGAGGCCAGCAGGGCCATGAGGTCCGCTACGAGTTCCTCCTGTGGTGACCGCGCCTGTGCCTCATAGAGCACTACCAGCTGCACACCGTAGTCAGAGAGGAGCCGTTCGAGGAGCGAGACTGCAAAGCGTGCAAGTCGGTCCCGATGAGTGATAAGGACTGTATGAATGCGCCCGTCACGAGCAGCACGGAGGAGCCGCAGAAGGCCTCGCCGCCGACGCATATTCAGTCCTGACCCCACATCTGTGACGACAAGGGGCGTTCCCCGGTAACGGTCACGAGCAGTCTGGAGGAGCAGGGCCTGCTGGCGGGCAAGATCCCCGTCGCGGGCCTGTCTATGGGAAGAGACCCGCGCATAGACCGCCACAGTGGGAGGCTGACGCGCAGGAGCTGCTACTGCTGCTGATGCAGATGATGATGATGCTGCGGATGCTGCTGCTGCTGACGGAATAGGCGCACATGCCCCACTGCGTGCAGAGAGGCGTTCCAGTTCGGAGAGCGGAATACGGCGATGGCCTCCAGGAGTGCGATAGCAGAGGAGAGCCCCAGTAGCGTGCCAGCGTCGGATGGTCTTGGGACAGACGCCAAGACGCCGT
This region of Candidatus Thorarchaeota archaeon genomic DNA includes:
- a CDS encoding IS607 family transposase; protein product: MDFSLRAPDHSLMFSVSQAARRLGVCPKTIRRWHATGALLCYRTPGGHRRIPLSELERLSARSGACAPIPSAAAASAASSSSASAAVAAPARQPPTVAVYARVSSHRQARDGDLARQQALLLQTARDRYRGTPLVVTDVGSGLNMRRRRGLLRLLRAARDGRIHTVLITHRDRLARFAVSLLERLLSDYGVQLVVLYEAQARSPQEELVADLMALLASFSGRVYGLRAASLRRDLAHSAPSSASSS